One Persicobacter psychrovividus DNA window includes the following coding sequences:
- a CDS encoding prolyl oligopeptidase family serine peptidase: MQTLKYPDTFRDTSVVDDYFGTKVQDPYRWLEDDRSETTAAWVKEENAVTQSFLSQIPYRQQLVDRLTTLWNYEKYSSPFKRGDYTYFYKNDGLQAQSIVYRSKGAEQAEVFLDPNKFSADGTSSLAGLSFSKDGSLCAYQISEGGSDWRKVVIMNAESQQNMGDTLVDVKFSGLSWKGQEGFYYSSYDKPKEGSDLSGKTQFHKLYFHKLGSAQSEDQLIFGGEKTPRRYVGGQVTEDQNYLVITAAVSTTGNELYIQDLRKPNQPIQTVVDNFDTENYIVHTEGEKLFITTTLDAPNSRLATTSLQKLDPKYWEDFIPETENTLSVSTGGGFFFANYLEHATSKVVQYDLDGKVVRNIELPGVGSAGGFGGKFTAEKLYYTFTSYTNPATIFEFNPKTGKSELYKKSEVQFNSADFESKQIFYASKDGTKIPMIITYKKGLKLDGNNPTLLYGYGGFGVNLTPSFSTPMVAWLENGGVYAVPNLRGGGEYGEEWHLAGTKMKKQNVFDDFISAAEYLIENKYTSSERLAIRGGSNGGLLVGACMAQRPELFKVALPAVGVMDMLRYHQFTAGAGWAYDYGTAEDSKEMFEYLKAYSPVHALKKGTAYPATMVTTADHDDRVVPAHSFKFAAELQHCHEGENPVLIRIESNAGHGAGKPTDMIIKEYADLFAFTLWNMGVEQLEATEENS, encoded by the coding sequence ATGCAAACCTTAAAATATCCCGATACTTTCAGAGACACGAGCGTTGTTGATGATTATTTCGGCACAAAAGTTCAGGATCCTTATCGTTGGTTGGAAGATGACCGTTCGGAAACCACTGCAGCGTGGGTTAAGGAAGAAAATGCCGTTACCCAATCTTTTTTATCCCAAATTCCTTACCGTCAGCAGTTGGTTGATCGCCTGACGACCCTGTGGAATTACGAGAAATATTCCTCTCCATTCAAGCGCGGCGATTATACTTATTTCTATAAAAACGATGGGCTTCAGGCACAGTCGATTGTTTATCGAAGCAAAGGCGCAGAGCAGGCGGAAGTGTTTTTGGATCCGAACAAATTTTCAGCCGACGGCACCTCTTCTTTGGCTGGTTTGTCTTTTAGCAAAGACGGCAGCCTTTGCGCTTATCAGATTTCTGAAGGTGGATCGGACTGGCGAAAGGTGGTGATCATGAATGCTGAAAGTCAGCAAAACATGGGCGACACTTTGGTGGATGTAAAATTCTCAGGACTGAGCTGGAAAGGTCAGGAAGGGTTTTATTACAGCAGTTACGACAAGCCGAAGGAAGGCAGTGATCTTTCAGGAAAAACACAATTCCACAAGTTATATTTCCACAAATTAGGCAGTGCACAAAGTGAGGATCAGCTGATTTTTGGGGGAGAAAAAACACCTCGCCGATATGTAGGCGGACAGGTTACCGAGGATCAAAATTACCTTGTCATCACTGCGGCGGTCAGTACCACAGGAAATGAATTGTACATTCAGGATTTGAGAAAACCCAATCAGCCGATCCAAACGGTGGTGGATAATTTCGACACTGAAAACTATATCGTTCATACCGAAGGCGAAAAGTTGTTCATCACTACTACCCTTGACGCACCAAACAGCCGATTGGCAACAACTTCTCTTCAGAAACTGGATCCGAAATACTGGGAAGACTTCATTCCTGAAACAGAAAATACCTTGTCGGTTTCAACAGGCGGCGGCTTTTTCTTTGCCAACTATCTGGAGCATGCGACCTCGAAAGTGGTTCAGTATGATTTGGATGGAAAAGTGGTTAGAAACATTGAGTTGCCTGGCGTAGGTTCTGCAGGTGGATTTGGCGGTAAGTTCACGGCGGAAAAACTATACTACACCTTCACCTCTTATACCAACCCCGCGACGATTTTCGAGTTCAATCCAAAAACTGGAAAATCTGAGCTTTACAAAAAATCGGAGGTACAGTTCAACAGTGCGGATTTCGAGTCCAAGCAAATTTTCTATGCTTCAAAAGATGGTACCAAGATCCCGATGATCATCACCTACAAAAAAGGATTGAAGTTGGATGGCAACAACCCAACCCTGTTGTATGGCTACGGTGGATTTGGTGTGAACCTGACGCCTTCGTTCTCTACGCCGATGGTGGCGTGGTTGGAAAATGGTGGCGTTTATGCCGTACCGAATCTTCGTGGTGGTGGTGAATATGGCGAAGAATGGCATTTGGCTGGAACAAAAATGAAGAAGCAAAATGTCTTTGACGACTTCATTTCCGCAGCAGAATACCTGATCGAAAATAAATACACGAGTTCAGAACGTTTGGCGATCCGTGGTGGCTCCAATGGTGGTTTATTGGTAGGTGCTTGTATGGCTCAGCGTCCGGAACTGTTCAAAGTGGCTTTACCTGCCGTTGGGGTGATGGACATGTTGCGTTATCACCAATTCACTGCCGGTGCAGGTTGGGCGTATGATTACGGAACAGCTGAGGACAGCAAGGAAATGTTTGAGTATTTGAAGGCATATTCGCCTGTACATGCACTCAAAAAAGGGACAGCTTATCCGGCAACGATGGTTACCACGGCCGATCACGACGACCGTGTGGTACCTGCACACTCTTTCAAGTTTGCCGCAGAATTGCAGCATTGCCACGAAGGAGAAAATCCTGTACTGATCCGCATTGAATCCAATGCTGGGCACGGCGCAGGAAAACCAACCGATATGATCATCAAGGAGTATGCTGATTTATTTGCTTTCACCCTTTGGAATATGGGTGTTGAGCAGTTGGAAGCGACAGAAGAAAATAGTTAA
- a CDS encoding TRM11 family SAM-dependent methyltransferase → MCQLEARQLFGQQQQDNILFSDIKIDPSISPFILGRFEVMRTATDYQQLLKLIRMMNIQTDGFKVDYFSLEGDGARFEERQKMMKDVGYSIFAVPDFKQPSVVYSICTDQKQWYFGKLKRHDGDWRKHKNKPFSFSNSIDIHTGKTLVSLASKGNKAHALLDACCGAGTVLLEGAIAGFNISGCEINPRTFYHTVKNLNHYGYELDIHLSDVAELDKTYDGIIIDLPYNLYSASTDEVTQNIIQSAARMSTRVVIVSISDIEEVIASANLKVVDQCVVEKRGYSKFSRTIWLCEHR, encoded by the coding sequence TTGTGCCAATTAGAAGCACGCCAATTGTTCGGTCAGCAACAGCAGGACAATATTTTATTTTCTGACATAAAAATTGACCCATCGATCAGCCCCTTTATTTTGGGTCGATTTGAAGTGATGCGCACTGCTACTGACTACCAACAGTTACTGAAACTGATCCGCATGATGAATATTCAGACCGATGGTTTCAAGGTAGATTATTTTTCCCTCGAAGGCGATGGCGCCCGATTTGAAGAGCGCCAGAAAATGATGAAAGATGTTGGCTACAGTATATTTGCAGTGCCCGACTTTAAACAGCCCTCCGTGGTATATTCCATTTGCACGGATCAGAAACAGTGGTATTTTGGAAAATTGAAACGCCATGACGGTGACTGGCGAAAACATAAAAACAAGCCCTTTTCCTTCAGTAATTCCATCGATATTCATACTGGGAAAACACTGGTCAGCCTGGCCTCAAAAGGCAATAAAGCCCACGCTCTGCTCGATGCCTGTTGTGGTGCAGGTACGGTGCTGTTGGAAGGTGCTATTGCAGGATTCAACATTTCTGGCTGTGAGATCAATCCCCGCACTTTTTATCATACCGTCAAAAACCTTAACCATTACGGCTACGAATTGGACATTCACCTGTCCGACGTCGCCGAGCTCGACAAAACCTACGACGGCATTATCATCGACCTGCCTTATAATTTGTACAGCGCCTCCACTGACGAGGTAACCCAAAACATTATACAGTCGGCCGCACGTATGAGTACCCGTGTCGTGATCGTTTCGATCAGTGATATTGAAGAGGTGATCGCCTCCGCCAATCTAAAAGTGGTCGATCAGTGCGTAGTAGAAAAACGGGGATATTCGAAATTTTCGAGAACGATCTGGCTTTGTGAGCATAGGTGA
- the yiaA gene encoding inner membrane protein YiaA produces MAFVGASWIAFFTGAIAYNIGLYNAEMQLNEKGYYFTILLFGLFAAVSVQKNVRDRMEGIKVSDLYYGISWGATLIAIVLLVIGLWNASLTLSEKGFYGMAFTLSLFSAIAVQKNVRDGQINIED; encoded by the coding sequence ATGGCATTTGTCGGTGCCTCTTGGATCGCATTTTTCACAGGTGCTATTGCTTACAATATAGGGCTCTACAACGCAGAAATGCAACTTAACGAAAAGGGCTACTACTTCACTATCTTACTTTTCGGTTTATTTGCTGCAGTGTCTGTACAGAAAAATGTACGTGACAGAATGGAGGGAATAAAGGTTTCTGACCTTTATTACGGCATCAGCTGGGGAGCGACCTTGATCGCAATCGTCTTGTTGGTGATCGGTCTTTGGAATGCCTCGCTTACTTTAAGCGAAAAAGGCTTTTATGGCATGGCCTTTACCCTTAGTCTATTCTCTGCCATTGCGGTTCAGAAAAACGTGCGCGATGGGCAAATTAATATAGAAGATTAA
- a CDS encoding IS1634 family transposase, with product MFVREKLNKSGTISVQVILKSSKKYKVVKTFGSSADPNEILALKNEANQWIHGQTGQVAINFDNQRAETEQVLDKIDQVKSVGIDLLLNSIYDEIGFNLVGDLLFRRLVFSRIEYPVSKLATTEHWSLNHGMNVSVNTVYRLMDKVHSEYKEILQHLSFEHSKQVLEGEVNIAFYDVTTLYFETDHQDDLRKTGFSKEGKHQNPQIVLGLLVSRGGYPLAYEIFEGNKFEGHTMLPIVDEFCNKYNITKLVVVADSGLMSNKNVKELLNKGYGFILGARIKNMNKEVKDQILNLTLGNGESAEIAQPDGLRLIITYSDKRAKKDGKNRQKGLDKLKKNIASGKLTKSNINNRGYNKYLKLDGEVKVQLDEEKFKEDGKWDGLKGYLTNVEGNSDEIIANYGELWKIEKAFRISKTDLKIRPIFHRIQKRIESHICISFVAYKVHKELERQLNIKEARLSPEQAIKIARSIYEIQVRLPDGSKINKVLLLQPEQVKLAELFNF from the coding sequence ATGTTTGTGCGTGAAAAACTCAATAAAAGTGGTACCATTAGTGTCCAAGTCATACTGAAATCCTCAAAAAAGTACAAAGTTGTTAAGACTTTTGGCTCATCGGCTGACCCAAACGAGATTTTAGCACTTAAAAATGAAGCAAATCAATGGATTCATGGTCAGACTGGTCAGGTTGCCATTAATTTCGATAATCAAAGAGCCGAAACTGAACAGGTCCTTGACAAAATAGATCAAGTCAAATCAGTTGGCATTGACCTTCTACTAAATTCTATTTATGACGAAATAGGCTTTAATCTTGTCGGTGATCTCTTATTTCGGAGATTAGTATTTTCTCGCATTGAATATCCTGTAAGCAAGCTAGCGACAACAGAGCATTGGTCGTTAAATCATGGGATGAATGTCTCTGTCAATACTGTTTACAGGCTAATGGATAAGGTTCATTCAGAGTATAAAGAGATATTACAACATCTTAGCTTCGAACACTCGAAACAAGTTTTAGAAGGCGAGGTGAATATTGCATTTTATGATGTAACCACTCTTTATTTTGAAACAGATCATCAAGATGATTTAAGAAAAACAGGCTTTTCAAAAGAGGGGAAACATCAAAATCCGCAAATTGTACTGGGCTTATTGGTTAGTAGAGGAGGCTATCCACTTGCTTACGAAATATTTGAAGGTAATAAGTTTGAAGGGCATACCATGTTGCCTATCGTGGATGAGTTCTGCAACAAATATAATATTACCAAGTTGGTAGTTGTTGCTGATTCAGGGCTCATGTCTAATAAAAATGTAAAAGAACTACTTAATAAAGGCTATGGATTTATTCTCGGAGCAAGAATTAAGAACATGAACAAAGAAGTCAAAGACCAAATATTAAACTTGACTTTGGGTAATGGAGAGTCTGCTGAAATAGCTCAACCTGATGGATTAAGGCTGATTATTACATATTCTGACAAAAGAGCCAAAAAGGATGGTAAAAACAGACAAAAAGGGCTTGATAAACTCAAGAAGAATATTGCATCAGGTAAGCTTACAAAGTCCAATATCAATAACAGAGGCTATAACAAATATTTAAAACTTGATGGCGAGGTAAAGGTGCAGTTAGATGAAGAGAAGTTCAAGGAAGATGGTAAATGGGATGGCCTAAAAGGCTATTTAACGAACGTAGAGGGTAATTCTGATGAAATCATTGCCAATTATGGAGAACTATGGAAAATTGAAAAAGCTTTTCGTATCTCGAAGACAGACTTAAAAATTAGACCTATATTCCATCGGATTCAAAAAAGAATTGAGAGTCATATCTGCATTTCCTTTGTTGCATATAAGGTACATAAAGAGTTGGAGAGACAGCTCAATATTAAAGAGGCAAGGCTAAGTCCTGAACAGGCAATCAAAATTGCTCGGAGCATTTACGAAATTCAGGTTCGACTACCAGATGGAAGCAAAATAAACAAAGTACTTTTGTTGCAGCCCGAGCAGGTGAAATTGGCGGAATTATTCAATTTTTGA
- the lysS gene encoding lysine--tRNA ligase — protein MHLSEQEIRRRDEREALMQMGINPYPAEEFVVSTTAEEIKANFDKRPDDFKEITVAGRIMSRRIMGNASFAEIKDGTGRIQVYFRRDDICPGEDKTMYNQVFKKMLDMGDIIGIKGYVFKTQVGELSVYVTEFKLLTKSLRPLPVVKETKDAEGNVVKHDAFTDPEMRYRQRYVDLIVNDNVKDTFIKRTKIVNAMRNFFNEAGYLEVDTPILQSIPGGASARPFITHHNALDIPLYMRIANELYLKRLIVGGFDGVYEFSKNFRNEGMDRTHNPEFTAMEIYVSYKDYNWMMDFTERCLQHIVKTVHNGETKVSVDGTEIEFGGNFRRVSMIDAIKENTGVDITGMDVPELLAVCKDLGIETDETMGKAKLIDEIFGEKCEGNYIQPTFITDYPVEMSPLCKRHRDNPELTERFELMVNGKEIANAYSELNDPVDQRARFEEQMALMDKGDDEAMFIDHDFLRALEYGMPPTSGLGIGIDRLVMLLTNNVSIQEVLFFPQMKPEKRPVYMSDADYIELGVAEDLIPVLQKLNLIQKENFKELQANKLHQDVCGMRKKLKLKDVKNPTKEEVEAWLEKVNA, from the coding sequence ATGCATTTAAGCGAACAAGAAATCAGAAGACGTGATGAGCGTGAAGCGCTCATGCAGATGGGGATCAACCCTTATCCTGCCGAAGAATTTGTAGTAAGTACAACTGCCGAAGAGATCAAGGCAAACTTCGACAAGCGCCCTGATGATTTTAAGGAGATCACTGTTGCAGGTCGCATCATGTCTCGTCGAATTATGGGGAATGCGTCTTTCGCAGAGATTAAAGATGGCACAGGAAGAATCCAGGTTTACTTCCGTCGTGATGACATCTGCCCAGGAGAAGACAAAACGATGTACAACCAGGTATTCAAGAAGATGTTGGATATGGGGGATATCATCGGAATCAAAGGGTATGTATTCAAAACGCAGGTAGGTGAGCTTTCTGTTTACGTTACTGAGTTCAAGCTTTTGACCAAGTCTTTGCGTCCACTTCCAGTAGTGAAGGAAACCAAAGATGCGGAAGGAAATGTCGTGAAGCACGATGCATTTACGGATCCAGAGATGAGATACCGTCAGCGTTATGTGGATTTGATCGTCAATGACAATGTAAAAGACACTTTCATCAAGCGTACCAAAATCGTTAATGCGATGCGTAACTTCTTCAACGAAGCAGGTTACTTGGAAGTGGATACGCCAATCCTTCAGTCAATCCCTGGTGGTGCTTCGGCACGTCCGTTCATCACGCACCACAACGCCTTGGACATTCCATTGTACATGCGTATTGCCAATGAGTTGTACTTGAAGCGTTTGATCGTTGGTGGTTTTGACGGTGTTTACGAATTCTCCAAAAACTTCCGTAACGAAGGAATGGACCGTACGCACAACCCAGAGTTCACCGCCATGGAGATCTATGTTTCTTACAAAGATTACAACTGGATGATGGACTTCACCGAGCGTTGTTTGCAACACATCGTGAAAACAGTTCATAATGGCGAAACGAAAGTTTCTGTGGATGGTACCGAGATCGAATTCGGTGGTAACTTCCGTCGTGTATCGATGATCGATGCGATCAAAGAAAATACAGGTGTTGATATCACTGGAATGGATGTTCCTGAATTGTTGGCCGTTTGTAAAGACTTGGGCATCGAGACGGATGAAACCATGGGTAAAGCCAAATTGATCGACGAAATCTTCGGCGAGAAATGTGAAGGCAACTACATCCAGCCAACTTTCATCACCGATTACCCAGTGGAGATGTCTCCATTGTGTAAGCGTCACCGCGACAATCCTGAATTGACCGAGCGTTTCGAGTTGATGGTGAACGGTAAAGAAATCGCCAATGCTTATTCTGAGTTGAATGACCCAGTAGATCAGCGTGCGCGTTTCGAGGAGCAAATGGCATTGATGGACAAAGGAGACGACGAGGCGATGTTTATCGACCACGACTTCTTGCGTGCATTGGAATACGGTATGCCACCTACCTCAGGTTTGGGTATCGGTATCGACCGTTTGGTGATGTTGCTGACGAATAACGTTTCTATCCAGGAAGTATTGTTCTTCCCTCAAATGAAACCAGAAAAACGTCCTGTTTACATGTCTGACGCAGACTATATCGAATTAGGCGTAGCCGAAGATTTGATTCCTGTACTTCAGAAATTGAACCTGATCCAAAAAGAAAACTTCAAAGAATTGCAAGCCAACAAACTTCACCAAGACGTTTGCGGAATGCGTAAAAAATTGAAGTTGAAGGATGTTAAAAATCCTACCAAAGAAGAAGTAGAAGCATGGTTGGAAAAGGTGAATGCCTAA
- a CDS encoding DUF1569 domain-containing protein produces MEKRYLHEDETFQDCIERLHLLNKDSLPTWGAMSVAQMFSHCAEVQEVCNGSKLLNGTSLLSTLYKAYIKKESISPTPYQRNHKTHPQFVQLEEKDFDKEKARLIKALTQFKKKLDTAYGEHTHPLYGLMTKAEMGWAMYRHLHHHLLQFEV; encoded by the coding sequence ATGGAAAAAAGATACCTGCACGAAGATGAAACTTTTCAAGACTGCATCGAGCGCCTACATTTACTAAACAAAGACAGCCTGCCCACCTGGGGCGCCATGAGCGTGGCACAGATGTTCTCGCATTGTGCTGAAGTACAAGAGGTGTGCAATGGCAGTAAATTACTGAATGGCACTTCTTTGCTTTCGACACTCTATAAAGCATATATAAAAAAGGAGAGTATTTCGCCTACCCCATACCAGCGGAATCACAAAACGCATCCACAATTTGTACAATTAGAAGAAAAGGACTTTGACAAGGAAAAAGCACGCCTGATTAAAGCGCTGACCCAATTTAAGAAGAAGCTCGACACGGCTTATGGTGAACACACGCATCCGCTTTATGGGTTAATGACCAAAGCGGAAATGGGCTGGGCAATGTATCGGCACCTGCACCATCACTTGCTTCAGTTTGAAGTCTAA
- a CDS encoding DUF4412 domain-containing protein, producing the protein MKKLWVVVVVSLLAMNSYAQDNSGNTETQGDRVENPDNKTDDSIDTGLEKVGNFFFGKKKKAKKDATKEQAYDRQKAGKFFGMMKAINEPVEYQKYYAFDRQVEMKVTNTSKKGKVEENHLHLLIPHDDATHWGMAMLSPNNKKKDDRSVFIYDTNNKAVISLNEERGEKSGVAMAMDMDQMTQDAIDAQYEEAMEKGEAPGTEVAFVKTGKTKNIHGYECEHYMLDSDEHQGEFWIAPDFEHDNSPFFSTFAKQSKKRSKTFDLKDAPTGFIMEMNGKDKKKGTTYGYEVTNISDEDINYEMSHWNVQSIHEMMEQQED; encoded by the coding sequence ATGAAAAAGCTTTGGGTTGTGGTGGTGGTCTCGCTGTTGGCGATGAATAGCTATGCACAGGATAATTCAGGAAATACAGAAACGCAGGGGGATCGTGTTGAAAATCCCGACAATAAAACCGATGACAGTATAGACACTGGGCTGGAAAAAGTGGGGAACTTTTTCTTCGGTAAAAAGAAAAAAGCCAAGAAAGATGCCACCAAAGAGCAGGCTTATGACCGACAGAAGGCGGGGAAGTTTTTTGGGATGATGAAGGCCATCAATGAGCCGGTGGAATATCAGAAATATTATGCCTTTGACCGACAGGTTGAAATGAAGGTGACCAATACTTCCAAGAAAGGGAAAGTGGAGGAAAATCACCTGCATTTATTGATTCCTCATGATGATGCAACCCATTGGGGAATGGCCATGCTGTCGCCGAATAATAAAAAGAAAGACGACCGCAGTGTTTTTATATATGACACCAATAATAAGGCAGTAATTTCCTTGAACGAAGAGCGGGGAGAGAAATCAGGCGTGGCCATGGCGATGGATATGGATCAGATGACACAGGATGCTATTGATGCCCAATATGAGGAGGCGATGGAAAAAGGGGAAGCCCCAGGGACTGAAGTAGCTTTTGTGAAGACGGGGAAAACAAAAAATATTCACGGCTATGAGTGTGAGCATTATATGCTTGACAGCGATGAACATCAGGGGGAATTTTGGATTGCACCAGATTTTGAGCACGACAACTCGCCCTTCTTCAGCACCTTTGCCAAGCAGTCGAAGAAGCGCTCAAAAACCTTTGACCTCAAGGATGCCCCTACGGGATTCATTATGGAAATGAATGGGAAGGACAAGAAAAAGGGTACCACATATGGTTATGAAGTTACCAACATATCCGATGAGGATATCAATTATGAAATGTCACACTGGAATGTTCAGTCTATTCACGAGATGATGGAACAACAAGAAGATTAA